GTTCTGCCGGAGCCGCCTGCTTCTCAAGAACGGGCGGGAGGCGAATCTCAAAGCTGGAGCGCTTCGTCTACCGGCCAGACGAGCTGGAAGGCATGTGGCGGGAGAAGAACCCGGGAATAACTTACGGCACGTCATCTATCCTGACGGCCGCCATCGCAAGACATAGACTCGACGAAGACACGTATCCGCTATTCATGGCGCTGTCTCGCGGGCTGGGTGCTGCTCACACAAACCACAGGATTGGCGGCGGAGATCAGGCGGAGTTCAAGCCGGACGCCGGGGAAGCCGACATAGCCAAGGACCTTTGTGGAAAGGGCAAGACTGACCCGATCAACGAGTATTCCTCTTCGTTTGACCCGTCGATTCTGACCTACCCCCCTAGACGCCAGCGCGGCAAGTCCGACCTCCTGCTTGACCTCACCGGGGTCGGGTTTGAGTATGTCGCGGCCAAGGCGGTCGAGGTCGTGATGTGGGGCACGGAGAATGCACTACGCCACGCGCCACAGGTCCGTTATGGGAAGTTCTACACCGTAGACCGCGATGAGATTGAACGCATCAATGGCGTGCGCAACCTGATGTTGTCCTACAAGAGGAATCCCAAAGACACAAACCCGCTGGCCATCGCTGTGTTCGGCCTGCCGGGTTCAGGCAAGTCGTTCGCGATAAAACAGTTGGCCCGAGGCATATTCGCCAATGACAGAAAGGCACTCAGCGGCGAGAGAAAGGTGTTCTTCGAGTACAATCTGTCACAGATGGCTGACGTAGGGGAACTGCACCGGGCCTTCCATCAGGTTCGTGATGCGTCAGTGCAAGGGCAGATTCCAATCGTCATCTGGGACGAGTTCGACTGCCGTGGTCTCGAATGGCTACAGTACTTCCTCGAACCGGTGCAGGATGCGCAGTTTCGTGCCGCCGGCGACGTCCACCCGTTCGGCAAAGCAGTGTTCGTTTTCGCAGGCGGTACATCTCGCTGCTTCGAGGACTTCGATCTCTCGAAGGGCGGGGAATCCGCCGCCAAGGTCAGGCACTTCAAAGACCAAAAAGGCCCGGACTTCGTCAGCCGCCTCCGCGGGTTTGTCAACATCAAGGGACCCGACAAGATCGTGCCTGACCGCAAACGGAAGCGACTGGGAAACAAGTCGAAAGCGGCCACCGACTCTGCGTATATCCTAAGGCGCGCCATCGTCCTGAGGGACAAGCTTGCCAAGTATCACCCCCAGCTGATCGATACGAAGGGCCGTGCGCTCGTCAGTCCGGGCATAATAAGCGCATTCCTGCGGGTCAAGAACTTCGAGCACGGAAACAGGTCGATAGACGCTCTGGTCAGTATGAGCTCTGTAGACCAGGAACGGCACTTCGGTCCGGCCCAATTGCCGTCCGAGGACCTGCTGAACCTACACGTCAAAGATGGGTTCCTCAAACAAGTGAGAAGATGTGAGTTCAGCGCTGACTCAATCGAAGCCCTTGCCCAAGCATGGCACGAGGCGTGGTGCAAGTGCAAGAGAGACATGGGCTACACGCCCGGGCCTGACGACGACGAGAAGAAAACCAACCACCTGCTCAAACCGTATGCGGACCTGACCGAGGATGAGAAGGAGGCCAACCGAACCACGGCGCGCGTCCTGCCTGCAAAACTGTTGGATGTTGGGCTGGAGCTGACCAGAAAGTCCGCGAAGAAACACCTCCGCCTGTTCACGCCCAGGGAACTCAAGAAGCTGGCACGGCTCGAGCATGATCGGTGGCTGAGGGAGAAACTGGTGAGCGGTTTCACATGGGCCAAAGACACCGAGAGAGAGCTACGGCTTCATCGTGACGTAACGCGGTTCAGCAAGGTGCCCAAGCAAGACCAGAAGCTCGATTACGAGACAACCAAGACCCTACCACAGAAGCTGTGGGACTTAGGCTACGTGTTGGCAAGGAAAAGGAAACGTACCACGAAGGCCGCCCGCACAACACCCAAGAAACGTATCAGAGCGCCAAGGGGCAAGCCTGCCCGCGCCGCCAACAGATAGCCGATGGCATCATTGCGCAAGGTCGGTGATCCTGCAACTGCAGCCGAGAGCACTCGCGGCACCAAGACCGTCGTCGTAGCGGGCGACCTAGTCTGGAACCACTACATTGTTCAACACGAATCCGCGCTCAGACCTCATCGGGAGACTCCCGCATCCACGGTTGTCCGACAACACTGTGGTGGTGCTTGGCATACAGCCGAGTTGGTATCGTTAGCCTGTAGCGATCTCAGAGAGGGAATCAGCATGCGGACTGCGCCGCACGACGGCAACTTTCGGCCCGCAGCAGACGCCTTGGTCAATGACGCGTACGAAGTGTGCGCGCAGTTCGCCAACGAGTCAGGCAACGCCAGAACAAGGTCCTGGCGGATCCGAGACTTCCTTGGTTGTTCGCTACCTGAGACGGCAGTTCGGCCACTGGCTGTAGACCAGGACACTCCGAACCCGGACGTGCTGGTCATTGATGACACAAACCTTGGTTTCAATGCGAAGGAAGACCTCTGGCCGCTTGCGCTGACAGACAAAGGCAACCCGAAGAGCATCGTGTACAAGACGTCGGCATTCCCGCATAGCCTGCTATGGAAGTTGCTACTCGGGCGGTTCGCCGACCGGATGACCGTCGTCCTGGCTGTGGAGACGCTACGGTCACAATCCGCCAGGATAGAGTGTGCCAAGTCCTGGGACCAGACCATCGAAGACGTGGTCTGCGAGTTCGATCACGGTGCCTGCACCGCAGAGCTTGGTCGTTGCCAACGGGTAATCGTCCACTTCGGTCCGGCTGGTGCCGCCTGCCTGAGCCGAGTTCCGCTCCACGGAGTACCCATTCAGCCACCAGACAGCACCAACGACGAGACAGGTCTCCGAACTGGCAACGTGAAGCTGGAGCGACTCATCTATCGACCCGACGAACTCGAGGGCGCATGGTATGGCCAACACCCGGGTCTGACATACGGTGTTACGCCTCTTGTAGCGGCCGCCATCGCGCGCCACGAACTCGCACGAGCGACCTACCCGCTGTTCATTGCGGTCTCGCGCGCGCTTGGCGCGGCCCGCAAGGACCACGAGATTGGCGGCGGCTCAGGACCCAGTTTCGAAGTAAGTGCCTCGATACCGGCTGTCGAGGAAGCCTATCATCCTCGGGCCTCGGTCGAGCGCCGGTTCATTCACACCGACCCTGCAGACGAATACTTCTCCTCCATCCCGCATGAACTGCTGTCCTGTCCACCTCTCAGAGACCAGCCAGCAAGCGAGTCAGATTTACTGCGCGACCTGACCGGCGCGACCGACGAGTACGTTGCGGCCAAGGCCATCGAGGTGGTGATGTGGGGTCCTGAGAGGGCACTCGACGCCGCGCCCAAAGCTAGGTACGGTGACTACCTGACCGTCGACCGCGATGAAATAGAGCGCATCAACGCTATCCGCAGCCTGGTCCTAGCATACCGCGACAAGAAAGAGGACAAGAAACCACTGTCCATCGCGGTCTTCGGCCCGCCCGGCTCGGGCAAGTCATTCGCTGTCAGGGAGCTTGCCCGTGAGCTACTCGGTTACAAGCAGCGGGTGCTGGAGTTCAACCTCTCACAGCTCAATACCATCGTCGACCTCCACCATGCGCTGCACGAGGTCAGCGATGCAACCGTAAGAAGCGAGATGCCGCTCGTCTTCTGGGATGAGTTCGATGCCACGCTCAACGACGAGAAGTTATTCTGGCTTCGACATTTCCTTGAGCCGATGCAGGACGGCAGCTTCCGCTTGGATGGCGTCTCACACCCGTTAGGCAAAGCCATCTTCGTCTTCGCCGGTGGCACGTGTCACAACTACTAGGAGTTCACCGTCGGCAGCAGAGCGGCGCAACACGATACCAAAGAAGAGGCGAACTTCGTGGTGCGCAAGGGGCCCGACTTCGTCAGTCGCCTGCGTGGGTACGTCAATATCAAAGGCCCAAACCGAGACGAGGCCGACCCGGACGGCGACGCGGAGTTCCTCATCCGACGAGCACTGCTTCTCAGGGCACAGCTACAGCGACACCACAAGCACCTTCTGAAGAAGCAGCCGGCCCAGATAAGCCCCGGCGTCATCAGCGCTTTCCTGCGAGTCGCGAAATACCGCCACGGCGCGCGGTCGCTCGAAGCCATCGTCAGCATGAGCCCGGTGGGCACTGACCGCTTCTACGGTCCAGCCCACATGCCGCCGACGCACATCCTTGATATGCACATCGAAGGCAATTTCATGGGATTGGTAGGCAAGGGTGAATCGAGCAGTGACCTGTTGGACAAACTAGCCCGCGTGCTTCACGCGGCATACACCGAGTCCACCGGTGCCAGGCCTGGCGATTACGACACGCTCAGCAGCGAGGAGATGGACAACAACCTTGGCGCCGCCAGGCTCACCCGTGCCAAGCTCCTTGACGTCGGCATCCGTATAGAGCCACGACTTGCCAGCGGGCCCGCGCAGAAGTTCTCTTTCACGGAATCAGAACTAGACCGGCTTGCTAGAGTCGAGCACGACCGGTGGCTACGTGAGAAACTGCTCAGAGGATTCGCCTATGCCCCAGAGAGCGACAAGAGGCTGAAGCTGAACCTTTGTGCGGTTCCATTTGACAGAGTTCCCGCCGAGATGCGGCGAATCGACTACGATATGACCAGGGCGCTACCAGTTGGGCTGTGGGAGCTAGGCTACACGCTCGTGCGGGTGAAAAGCCTCCGACCTCGCTCCCCGGCCCTCTCCGAGGCGCCCGTCGAGCAGCCATTGGAAACAAACAGAACCCGAACAGTCAAAGCAGCGGCACGCAGCGCTTTCATTAGCTACCGTAGAGACACGAGCATTGAAGCGGCCCGCCTCATCCGTGAGAGGCTGCGTGGGCTCGGGTATCGAGTCTTCCTTGACGTCGACGACCTAGGATCCCACTACTTCGACGAGAGGCTGCTGGCCGCCATAGAGAGGGCCCCCAACTTCATCGTGGTTCTCGTGCCGGGAAGCCTGAACCGCTGCAGCGACGCTGAAGATTGGCTGAGGCGAGAAATCGTGCATGCCATCAAGACTGGACGTAACATCGTTCCGGTGCTGAAAGACGGGTTTCGCTTCCCAAGAGCCGACGGACTCCCGGCCGACATGCGAGACCTACTGAGGCATAACGGAGTCGTTTACGACCCCGTGTACTTTGATGCTGTACTGAACAAGCTGATTGACTTCCTGTGCACCGAGGAAGAACTGAAGCAAAGACAATCCAAGGTTCAATGACCCAGTGCCTGAGTCTCGGCGCCCACGAAACTCCGCTGGTCGCCATCGCTGCCCTAGGCGTGAGCGCGACCGGGTTGGACCCGGGCAGGTCCTGCAAGGCAGCACTCGCCGTGGTCCGCGCCGCCCTCAACAAATCCCCAGGCAGAGGCAGGTTCAGATCGGCAATGACGAGCATCCACTGAAACTGGTTCCCCCACTGCGTGGTCAGGAACGCGCGATGATGGACTCGCCCTCCCTGCCCGTCGACGCGGGTCGAGCCGTCCAGCGTGACAAGACACCGAGCAACTCACAACCCGACCACGCACACGTCGGGCTCTCAGCCAGTCGCTCGATGCGCCCAGCGGGAGCGGGACGCGCTATTTTGCCGGAACGTCGAGTGGAATCGCTGCGAGGCAAGGAAAGTGGTCGGAGTCCTCGATTCTATGCTCAACAAGGCCACGCTCAACGGCCTGCTGTGCGATGACGGGGTTGAACGAAATGAACTTCGGCCCGGCGAAGATATAGTCAAGCGTTGTCGTGGCCACAGACCCGACGCCGCGCGACTTTGTACCGCCGTGCTTGTCCGGTATGGCATCCAGGAAGTTCATCCTTCCAATCCACTCATACTCCTCTGATGACTCGGTGAAATTGAAGTCGCCCACCAGTATCCACACTGGATTACACCTGTTGAGAGTCTCGTGACGTTCGGGCCGGCGTTTCTTCCCACGGTCCGTGAATCCCTCGCGCGCCCATGTGTTGTACCTCGAAACGATGCCGTCGAAGACAACTCTGAGTTGCGCCAGTCGGATCTGGGACGCTCTTACGTCGATTTCGGGTATGCCCTCCCGTTCCATAGTTAGTGTCGTGAGGTGAAGATTGACGACAAACACGTCCAGCGGCTTGCCCCCGCAGCCGGTTGAGTCAAGGATGAAGTGCGCGACTAGCGCCGCCCGCGGTTCGGTGTCACGTGTCCCGAAGTACAGCCCAGACTGCAAATCGACCTGCTCGATGTAATGGCGTGGGCGTTCTGGGCCGTCTGCCCTCCTTGGCCACCGCCCGGGTCTTGATAGATCCCACACTGGGCAATGAGGCGTGTCGTTCCTGACTAGGAAGGCGTTGCCCTGTGCGAAATACGTCCCCTTGCGCCAGCCGCCGAGTTTCTGGACCTTGTTCCATTTTCCCTTTGATGACAGTCGGTCGCTGTCTATCAGGGGAAAAGGGTAGTAGTTGTATCTAGGAAACAACTTCGTGTCTATGAGATCCACCAGCTCCATGCCAGGTTCTCTGTACTGCACTATCTCCTGTAGTGCGATCACGTGCGGAAGGCCATGGTGGCCTCGTTCCTCGCTATGTATTAGACTCTGGAGATCCTGATTCAGATGGCGACGCACGTCGTCACGATCGTCGGCCTTCTCCAGATACCGTGCTCCACCGATGTTCCAGTCGATAATCGAGAACCTGTTCATCAAGCCTCCGTCTGAAGCGGCAGATTCACTAGCTCGTGCCCCTTCCGTCTTATCTTGAACCTGATGCTGTGGAAATGGCCATTCGTGACTAGGTCTTTCTGAGCGTCGTCCAAACATTTTGTCTCCTTTCCGAAGACAAGCACGCCTCCACCTCCACCAGCCCCCAGGGGGAACCCCGTACAGCCGTGATGCTCGGCGCACCCCACGATCTGGGTCGAGCCCTCCATGTAGGCGGGACAGATCCGGGTGCGCACGCTCCGATAGCGAGTAATGGCATCGTGCACCTGATCCCAATCCCGCCTTCTGATGCCTTCCCTGTATTGATAGGCTATCTCAAGTTT
This bacterium DNA region includes the following protein-coding sequences:
- a CDS encoding RyR domain-containing protein, with product SAGAACFSRTGGRRISKLERFVYRPDELEGMWREKNPGITYGTSSILTAAIARHRLDEDTYPLFMALSRGLGAAHTNHRIGGGDQAEFKPDAGEADIAKDLCGKGKTDPINEYSSSFDPSILTYPPRRQRGKSDLLLDLTGVGFEYVAAKAVEVVMWGTENALRHAPQVRYGKFYTVDRDEIERINGVRNLMLSYKRNPKDTNPLAIAVFGLPGSGKSFAIKQLARGIFANDRKALSGERKVFFEYNLSQMADVGELHRAFHQVRDASVQGQIPIVIWDEFDCRGLEWLQYFLEPVQDAQFRAAGDVHPFGKAVFVFAGGTSRCFEDFDLSKGGESAAKVRHFKDQKGPDFVSRLRGFVNIKGPDKIVPDRKRKRLGNKSKAATDSAYILRRAIVLRDKLAKYHPQLIDTKGRALVSPGIISAFLRVKNFEHGNRSIDALVSMSSVDQERHFGPAQLPSEDLLNLHVKDGFLKQVRRCEFSADSIEALAQAWHEAWCKCKRDMGYTPGPDDDEKKTNHLLKPYADLTEDEKEANRTTARVLPAKLLDVGLELTRKSAKKHLRLFTPRELKKLARLEHDRWLREKLVSGFTWAKDTERELRLHRDVTRFSKVPKQDQKLDYETTKTLPQKLWDLGYVLARKRKRTTKAARTTPKKRIRAPRGKPARAANR
- a CDS encoding ATP-binding protein, with product MRTAPHDGNFRPAADALVNDAYEVCAQFANESGNARTRSWRIRDFLGCSLPETAVRPLAVDQDTPNPDVLVIDDTNLGFNAKEDLWPLALTDKGNPKSIVYKTSAFPHSLLWKLLLGRFADRMTVVLAVETLRSQSARIECAKSWDQTIEDVVCEFDHGACTAELGRCQRVIVHFGPAGAACLSRVPLHGVPIQPPDSTNDETGLRTGNVKLERLIYRPDELEGAWYGQHPGLTYGVTPLVAAAIARHELARATYPLFIAVSRALGAARKDHEIGGGSGPSFEVSASIPAVEEAYHPRASVERRFIHTDPADEYFSSIPHELLSCPPLRDQPASESDLLRDLTGATDEYVAAKAIEVVMWGPERALDAAPKARYGDYLTVDRDEIERINAIRSLVLAYRDKKEDKKPLSIAVFGPPGSGKSFAVRELARELLGYKQRVLEFNLSQLNTIVDLHHALHEVSDATVRSEMPLVFWDEFDATLNDEKLFWLRHFLEPMQDGSFRLDGVSHPLGKAIFVFAGGTCHNY
- a CDS encoding TIR domain-containing protein; its protein translation is MVRKGPDFVSRLRGYVNIKGPNRDEADPDGDAEFLIRRALLLRAQLQRHHKHLLKKQPAQISPGVISAFLRVAKYRHGARSLEAIVSMSPVGTDRFYGPAHMPPTHILDMHIEGNFMGLVGKGESSSDLLDKLARVLHAAYTESTGARPGDYDTLSSEEMDNNLGAARLTRAKLLDVGIRIEPRLASGPAQKFSFTESELDRLARVEHDRWLREKLLRGFAYAPESDKRLKLNLCAVPFDRVPAEMRRIDYDMTRALPVGLWELGYTLVRVKSLRPRSPALSEAPVEQPLETNRTRTVKAAARSAFISYRRDTSIEAARLIRERLRGLGYRVFLDVDDLGSHYFDERLLAAIERAPNFIVVLVPGSLNRCSDAEDWLRREIVHAIKTGRNIVPVLKDGFRFPRADGLPADMRDLLRHNGVVYDPVYFDAVLNKLIDFLCTEEELKQRQSKVQ
- a CDS encoding endonuclease/exonuclease/phosphatase family protein translates to MNRFSIIDWNIGGARYLEKADDRDDVRRHLNQDLQSLIHSEERGHHGLPHVIALQEIVQYREPGMELVDLIDTKLFPRYNYYPFPLIDSDRLSSKGKWNKVQKLGGWRKGTYFAQGNAFLVRNDTPHCPVWDLSRPGRWPRRADGPERPRHYIEQVDLQSGLYFGTRDTEPRAALVAHFILDSTGCGGKPLDVFVVNLHLTTLTMEREGIPEIDVRASQIRLAQLRVVFDGIVSRYNTWAREGFTDRGKKRRPERHETLNRCNPVWILVGDFNFTESSEEYEWIGRMNFLDAIPDKHGGTKSRGVGSVATTTLDYIFAGPKFISFNPVIAQQAVERGLVEHRIEDSDHFPCLAAIPLDVPAK